Proteins from a single region of Synergistaceae bacterium:
- a CDS encoding PQQ-binding-like beta-propeller repeat protein: protein MKKILLALLVLILTVSAASAFSGRSREVIALQSGITSGVTVSGNAILFGTETGDIYAIDKTSGRMIWGYRVAGSIKGTPAISGGNVIFADGEGVVTCLRVSDGAFIWQNLPITSDSVSSTMNDGVTVGGGMILFTRDDGNLYAVDAKNGNNLWTFAGGVQRVRVAPGYGEDTIFLGGYDGKLDIISPNNGKRIGGGGAGGAINTPVVVNGNVYFSAWDGSVQSVKIKGIVPEWHTKVSDVVTTAPAVSSNHVVVGTGRGTVAALDAKSGKILWESDLSGASGGEISGNIVISGGLVFAGTSSGTLYVLDGNTGAVRFNLNVGGYPHIADDNGTIYVTGGHSLYVLQ, encoded by the coding sequence ATGAAGAAAATTTTATTAGCGTTATTAGTATTAATTCTTACAGTTTCGGCAGCGTCTGCATTTTCCGGGCGTTCAAGAGAAGTTATCGCACTTCAGAGCGGCATTACAAGCGGCGTAACAGTGAGCGGCAATGCAATTTTATTCGGCACAGAAACCGGCGATATTTACGCAATCGACAAGACTTCAGGCCGTATGATCTGGGGCTATAGAGTCGCAGGCTCAATAAAGGGAACTCCGGCAATTTCCGGCGGCAACGTAATTTTTGCTGACGGTGAAGGCGTTGTAACATGTCTGCGAGTCTCTGACGGCGCATTTATCTGGCAAAATCTCCCGATTACATCAGATAGCGTTTCTTCTACTATGAATGACGGCGTAACAGTCGGCGGAGGCATGATCTTATTCACACGCGATGACGGAAATTTATACGCAGTTGACGCGAAAAACGGCAATAATTTATGGACATTTGCCGGCGGAGTCCAGAGAGTCAGAGTCGCCCCCGGTTATGGCGAAGATACTATATTTTTAGGCGGTTATGACGGAAAACTTGACATCATTTCACCCAACAACGGCAAAAGAATCGGCGGAGGCGGTGCAGGCGGTGCAATTAATACCCCAGTCGTAGTAAACGGCAATGTATATTTTTCTGCGTGGGACGGCTCTGTCCAGTCAGTAAAAATTAAAGGTATTGTCCCAGAGTGGCACACAAAAGTTTCTGATGTTGTTACAACTGCTCCAGCTGTCAGCAGTAATCATGTAGTTGTCGGCACAGGAAGAGGCACAGTCGCAGCTCTTGACGCAAAATCAGGCAAAATTTTATGGGAGTCAGATTTAAGCGGTGCTTCTGGCGGAGAAATCAGCGGCAATATCGTAATTTCAGGCGGACTCGTTTTTGCAGGAACATCAAGCGGAACTCTTTACGTTCTTGACGGCAACACCGGCGCAGTAAGATTTAATCTCAATGTCGGCGGTTATCCTCATATTGCAGACGATAACGGAACTATTTACGTAACCGGAGGCCATTCACTTTATGTGCTTCAGTAA
- a CDS encoding transporter substrate-binding domain-containing protein: MKFFARFIFITAIIALMACSAFAGVSTLDDLKSAKVGVVRSSIAESLLRGIMIESQDKILTYNDLTTLFAGLKSGEVDAVVMDESPARFFMANETGLKILPETLESTYYGIAFKKGNTLRDDVNKALAELKEDGTLSTIISKYLHVDEPDPEAIEFNQGAEGGKLWVGCSAVFPPYEMRTDKGFAGIDIELCAAIAKKLNKELVVVDYRFSILPEALESGRIDMICSAFNITEEREKVMDFSEPYDADQQVILVLADK; this comes from the coding sequence ATGAAATTTTTTGCAAGATTTATATTTATTACAGCAATAATCGCTTTAATGGCGTGTTCTGCCTTTGCTGGAGTCTCTACCCTTGACGACCTTAAATCAGCTAAAGTCGGCGTAGTTCGTTCATCAATCGCAGAGTCATTATTGCGCGGAATCATGATAGAAAGCCAAGACAAAATTTTAACGTATAATGACCTCACGACTCTTTTTGCTGGACTCAAATCCGGCGAAGTTGACGCTGTTGTAATGGACGAGTCGCCCGCAAGATTCTTTATGGCCAATGAAACCGGCTTAAAGATTTTGCCCGAAACACTCGAAAGCACTTATTACGGAATCGCATTCAAAAAGGGTAACACTTTGCGCGACGACGTAAACAAGGCACTTGCTGAACTCAAAGAGGACGGCACATTGTCAACTATAATCTCTAAATATCTTCATGTTGATGAACCTGACCCCGAAGCAATAGAGTTCAATCAAGGTGCAGAAGGCGGAAAACTCTGGGTTGGGTGTTCTGCTGTGTTCCCTCCGTATGAAATGCGCACTGATAAAGGCTTTGCGGGAATTGATATCGAATTATGCGCGGCAATTGCGAAAAAGTTAAACAAAGAGCTTGTTGTTGTCGATTACAGATTTAGCATTCTCCCTGAAGCACTCGAGTCAGGCCGAATCGATATGATTTGCTCAGCATTCAACATAACTGAAGAACGCGAAAAAGTTATGGATTTCTCCGAGCCCTACGACGCAGACCAGCAGGTTATATTAGTTCTCGCTGATAAGTAA